In Streptomyces sp. RFCAC02, the following proteins share a genomic window:
- a CDS encoding lamin tail domain-containing protein — translation MSTAVTSGSWPSVTADASTFSGLGTDHVRWGNVADDAKSGYVFSGGSVPVKLDGTEFTLGTFTHRNFPVPALPQPQFDVDLSVKVVFEDGTESAFSFRFHHNETPNDGPAPEDLVDLPSFVSPEEVTVDGRKYKVVISGFKQNGQIVRQFVSAEGGANSADVVALFAPAGEPDVVLTDVRFRGTAKNQADEYVEIMNRGSEPADISGWQLGADDAGQDFVFPAGTVIQPGQRIRVYTNEVHPEWGGHSYGINRPIWNNKGDNALLQNTAGKTVSEFPYGDKVKVAAP, via the coding sequence ATGAGCACTGCGGTCACGTCCGGTTCCTGGCCGTCCGTCACGGCCGACGCGTCCACATTCAGCGGCCTGGGCACGGACCACGTCAGGTGGGGGAACGTCGCGGACGACGCGAAGAGCGGTTATGTCTTCAGCGGCGGAAGCGTGCCGGTGAAGCTGGACGGCACCGAGTTCACGCTGGGCACCTTCACCCACCGGAACTTCCCCGTCCCCGCCCTGCCGCAGCCGCAGTTCGACGTCGACCTGTCGGTGAAGGTGGTGTTCGAGGACGGCACCGAGAGCGCCTTCTCCTTCCGCTTCCACCACAACGAGACGCCGAACGACGGCCCGGCGCCCGAGGACCTGGTCGACCTGCCGAGCTTCGTCTCGCCGGAGGAGGTCACCGTCGACGGCCGGAAGTACAAGGTCGTCATCAGCGGGTTCAAGCAGAACGGCCAGATCGTCCGGCAGTTCGTGAGCGCCGAGGGCGGGGCGAACAGCGCCGACGTCGTCGCGCTCTTCGCCCCCGCCGGCGAGCCCGACGTGGTGCTGACCGACGTCCGCTTCCGCGGCACGGCGAAGAACCAGGCGGACGAATACGTCGAGATCATGAACCGCGGCAGCGAGCCGGCCGACATCTCCGGCTGGCAGCTCGGCGCCGACGACGCCGGCCAGGACTTCGTCTTCCCCGCCGGCACCGTCATCCAGCCGGGCCAGCGGATCCGGGTCTACACCAACGAGGTGCACCCGGAGTGGGGCGGCCACTCCTACGGCATCAACCGCCCCATCTGGAACAACAAGGGTGACAACGCCCTGCTGCAGAACACCGCGGGGAAGACCGTCTCGGAGTTCCCGTACGGCGACAAGGTCAAGGTCGCCGCGCCCTGA
- a CDS encoding DUF4232 domain-containing protein: MTIRSTPAVVRSRAARSRAAAAVAVCVLTAAALGACGTERASGDGDGGAVVDPAAVVPTPTTPPCPPEGISVSPGLIDAAMGLRAGNLDVTNCGDEPVTLNGYPELTVLDADGEPLDIEVTHRGADVATVEGFDDPPADVTIAPGERARAGLLWRNTYTDTTRDPDLGVTVLVVPAAGASEQSVTPDGGIDLGSTGLLAVSPWRAVE, from the coding sequence ATGACCATACGATCAACGCCCGCCGTTGTCCGGTCGCGCGCGGCCCGTTCCCGGGCGGCGGCCGCCGTCGCGGTCTGCGTCCTCACTGCCGCGGCCCTCGGCGCCTGCGGTACCGAGCGGGCCTCCGGGGACGGCGACGGCGGGGCGGTGGTGGATCCGGCGGCCGTCGTCCCCACGCCGACGACCCCGCCCTGTCCGCCCGAGGGGATCAGCGTCTCCCCCGGCCTGATCGACGCGGCCATGGGCCTGCGTGCCGGGAACCTCGACGTCACCAACTGCGGCGACGAGCCCGTCACTCTGAACGGCTATCCGGAGCTGACGGTGCTCGACGCGGACGGCGAGCCGCTCGACATCGAGGTGACGCACCGGGGCGCGGACGTCGCGACGGTCGAGGGCTTCGACGACCCGCCCGCCGACGTCACCATCGCGCCGGGCGAGCGGGCACGGGCCGGCCTGCTGTGGCGCAACACCTACACGGACACCACCCGGGACCCCGACCTCGGCGTGACAGTGCTGGTCGTCCCGGCCGCGGGCGCGTCCGAACAGTCGGTGACGCCCGACGGCGGCATCGACCTGGGCTCGACGGGACTGCTCGCGGTGAGCCCCTGGCGGGCGGTGGAGTGA
- a CDS encoding UDP-glucose/GDP-mannose dehydrogenase family protein encodes MNSPTKITVIGLGYLGATHAAAMAEMGFEVLGLDIVPEKTEELARGRSPIYEPGLEDLLRRHVAGLPDSTGRLSFTTSWADLAAFGDVHFICVNTPQRAGEYACDMSYVEAAVESLAPHLDRPALVVGKSTVPVGSAARLTRRLVELAPAGEAAELAWNPEFLREGYAVEDTLRPDRIVAGCPSERAETLLREVYARPIAAGSPFLVTDLPTAELVKSAANAFLSTKISFINAMAEICEAADGDVVMLAEALGHDDRIGKKFLQAGIGFGGGCLPKDIRAFMARAGELGVADAVSFLREIDSINMRRRGAMVELTKETLGGTLLGKRVAVLGAAFKPDSDDVRDSPALNIAGQLHLQGAQVTVFDPKANENARRVFPTLRYAGTAIEAAEHADAVLHLTPWRAFRELDPEAVGEVVAERRILDGRNTLDPELWRKAGWTYRALGRPTA; translated from the coding sequence GTGAACAGCCCGACGAAGATCACGGTCATCGGCCTCGGCTACCTCGGGGCCACGCACGCGGCGGCCATGGCGGAGATGGGGTTCGAGGTCCTCGGCCTCGACATCGTGCCGGAGAAGACCGAGGAGCTGGCCCGCGGCCGCTCCCCGATCTACGAGCCGGGCCTCGAGGACCTGCTGCGCCGCCATGTCGCCGGACTCCCGGACTCCACCGGGCGCCTGTCGTTCACCACCTCGTGGGCCGACCTCGCGGCCTTCGGCGACGTGCACTTCATCTGCGTCAACACCCCCCAGCGCGCGGGGGAGTACGCCTGCGACATGTCGTACGTCGAGGCCGCGGTCGAGTCGCTCGCGCCGCACCTGGACCGGCCGGCCCTCGTCGTCGGCAAGTCGACGGTCCCGGTCGGCAGCGCGGCACGGCTCACCCGCCGCCTCGTCGAACTCGCCCCGGCCGGCGAGGCGGCCGAGCTGGCGTGGAACCCCGAGTTCCTCCGCGAGGGCTACGCCGTGGAGGACACCCTGCGGCCCGACCGCATCGTCGCCGGCTGCCCGAGCGAGCGCGCCGAGACGCTGCTGCGCGAGGTGTACGCGCGCCCCATCGCGGCCGGATCGCCGTTCCTCGTCACCGACCTGCCGACCGCCGAGCTGGTCAAGTCGGCCGCCAACGCGTTCCTCTCCACCAAGATCTCCTTCATCAACGCCATGGCCGAGATCTGCGAGGCCGCCGACGGCGATGTCGTGATGCTCGCCGAGGCCCTCGGGCACGACGACCGGATCGGGAAGAAGTTCCTCCAGGCCGGCATCGGCTTCGGCGGCGGCTGCCTGCCCAAGGACATCCGCGCCTTCATGGCACGCGCCGGCGAACTGGGCGTCGCCGACGCGGTGTCGTTCCTCCGCGAGATCGACTCCATCAACATGCGCCGCCGCGGCGCCATGGTCGAGCTGACGAAGGAGACGCTCGGCGGCACCCTGCTGGGCAAGCGCGTCGCCGTCCTCGGCGCCGCGTTCAAGCCGGACTCCGACGACGTGCGGGACTCCCCGGCCCTCAACATCGCGGGCCAGCTCCACCTGCAGGGCGCCCAGGTCACGGTCTTCGACCCCAAGGCCAACGAGAACGCGCGCCGCGTCTTCCCGACGCTCCGCTACGCCGGGACGGCCATCGAGGCGGCCGAGCACGCCGACGCCGTCCTGCACCTGACGCCGTGGCGCGCGTTCCGCGAGCTCGACCCGGAGGCCGTCGGCGAGGTCGTCGCCGAACGCCGCATCCTCGACGGCCGCAACACCCTCGACCCCGAGCTGTGGCGCAAGGCCGGCTGGACGTACCGCGCCCTCGGGCGGCCCACCGCCTGA
- a CDS encoding APC family permease, producing the protein MSKTMGNSNTRQEAAEHTELRRVMGPGLLLLFIVGDILGTGVYALTGKVAAEVGGAVWLPFLCAFTVALLTATSYLELVTKYPRAGGAAAFTHRAFAVHFLTFLITYAVMCSGLTSASSASKAFAANLLSALNADGEHGRVTMTIAIAFMALIALVNLRGVGESVKANVVLTAVELSGLVIVIGVGAWAIVQGDGEFGRVTEFHTASGETAFGAVSAATALAFFAMVGFEDSVNMAEETKNPARTFPRMMLIGLCVTGVIYVLVAIASIALVSPAELSEGDTPLLKVVQAGAPGFPIDLFAWITMFAVSNSALINMLMASRLLYGMSREHVLPAPLGRILPRRRTPWVAVVFTTLLAFLLIGYADLTALGGTTSLLLLCVFTVVNVAVLVLRRDTVEHRHFRAPTALPVIGAVLCAYLATPLSGRSGDDYRVAGWLMLIGIGLWACVWVADRVLRGRGGRREKDDSAPPPAG; encoded by the coding sequence ATGTCGAAGACAATGGGGAACTCGAACACGCGGCAGGAAGCGGCGGAACACACGGAACTCCGCCGTGTGATGGGTCCGGGGCTGCTGCTGCTCTTCATCGTCGGCGACATTCTCGGAACAGGTGTCTACGCGCTCACCGGAAAGGTCGCCGCGGAAGTCGGCGGCGCCGTCTGGCTGCCTTTCCTGTGCGCTTTCACAGTCGCCCTGCTGACGGCCACCAGCTATCTGGAGCTCGTCACCAAGTATCCGCGGGCGGGCGGCGCCGCGGCGTTCACCCACCGGGCGTTCGCCGTCCACTTCCTCACCTTCCTCATCACCTACGCCGTCATGTGCTCGGGCCTCACCTCGGCGTCCAGCGCGTCCAAGGCGTTCGCGGCCAACCTGCTGTCCGCGCTGAACGCCGACGGCGAGCACGGCCGGGTCACGATGACGATCGCGATCGCGTTCATGGCGCTCATCGCCCTGGTGAACCTGCGCGGTGTCGGCGAGAGCGTCAAGGCGAACGTCGTCCTCACCGCGGTGGAACTGTCCGGACTCGTCATTGTCATCGGCGTCGGCGCGTGGGCCATCGTCCAGGGCGACGGGGAATTCGGGCGTGTGACCGAATTCCATACTGCGTCGGGTGAGACGGCATTCGGCGCCGTGAGCGCGGCGACGGCTCTCGCGTTCTTCGCCATGGTGGGATTCGAGGATTCCGTCAACATGGCGGAGGAGACGAAGAATCCCGCGCGCACTTTTCCCCGGATGATGCTCATCGGCCTGTGCGTCACCGGCGTGATCTACGTCCTGGTGGCGATCGCGAGCATCGCCCTCGTCTCCCCGGCCGAGCTGAGCGAGGGGGACACACCGCTGCTGAAGGTGGTCCAGGCGGGCGCGCCGGGCTTCCCGATCGACCTGTTCGCGTGGATCACGATGTTCGCCGTGTCCAACTCGGCCCTCATCAACATGCTGATGGCCAGCCGCCTGCTGTACGGGATGTCCCGCGAGCACGTCCTGCCGGCACCGCTGGGCCGTATCCTCCCGCGCCGCCGCACCCCGTGGGTCGCGGTCGTCTTCACGACGCTGCTCGCGTTCCTCCTCATCGGCTACGCGGACCTGACCGCGCTCGGCGGCACCACGTCGCTGCTGCTCCTGTGCGTCTTCACCGTGGTCAACGTCGCCGTGCTCGTGCTGCGCCGCGACACGGTGGAGCACCGGCACTTCCGGGCGCCGACCGCGCTGCCGGTGATCGGCGCCGTGCTCTGCGCGTACCTCGCGACGCCGCTGTCCGGGCGGTCCGGCGACGACTACCGGGTGGCGGGCTGGCTGATGCTGATCGGCATCGGGCTGTGGGCCTGCGTGTGGGTGGCCGACCGCGTGCTGCGCGGGCGGGGCGGCCGGCGGGAGAAGGACGACTCCGCGCCGCCGCCCGCCGGGTGA